The proteins below are encoded in one region of Acidobacteriota bacterium:
- a CDS encoding M14 family metallopeptidase, with protein MNRVKLAAGALIIVVAGAWSHANAQVTPRPIPPSFTPQQLVDAWDKEHVSWSVPPLIRHADVEVQLRDVQRIGSDLFQLEEIGRSVEGRSINHIWFGTGPLHVMLWSQMHGDEPTATAALFDIFEYTRRHRDDPAIARILSALTLHVVPMLNPDGAERFQRRNAQGIDINRDGLRLQTPEGQALKALRDRVKAPIGFNLHNQNWRTEAGKTGQPASISLLSVAFDEARTESVGRLLTKKICAVIRDALEPLAPGRVARYDDEFEVRAFGDNLTKWGTSVVLIETGAWPAAEPDPHLVRLNFVAIMTALDALATKRVEQADKRRYETLPINETNLFYVLIRNATVAPGTGVAPFVADVGIVATRGVRMADGQRVTRLSARIEDLGDLHTMGALESIDATGLVVAPLWDPALKTGDVVSLPDWKAKRAPRVVAQGEPAELVLLRPEEDRYKVEKVIRY; from the coding sequence TTGCTGCCGGTGCCCTGATCATCGTGGTGGCGGGAGCCTGGTCTCACGCCAACGCACAGGTAACGCCACGACCCATCCCGCCGTCGTTCACGCCACAGCAGTTGGTCGATGCCTGGGACAAGGAACACGTCTCGTGGTCGGTGCCGCCACTGATCCGTCATGCCGACGTCGAGGTCCAGCTCCGCGACGTGCAACGCATCGGATCGGACCTGTTTCAACTCGAGGAAATCGGCCGCTCGGTTGAGGGACGTTCCATCAATCACATCTGGTTCGGCACCGGGCCGCTCCACGTGATGCTCTGGTCGCAGATGCACGGCGATGAGCCAACGGCCACGGCGGCCCTGTTCGACATCTTCGAATACACGCGGCGCCACCGGGACGATCCCGCGATCGCCCGAATACTGAGCGCCCTGACGCTCCACGTCGTGCCGATGCTTAACCCGGACGGCGCCGAGCGGTTCCAGCGCCGCAACGCACAAGGCATCGACATCAACCGCGACGGGCTGCGACTCCAGACTCCCGAAGGCCAGGCGCTGAAGGCGCTCCGGGATCGGGTGAAGGCCCCAATCGGCTTCAACCTGCACAACCAGAACTGGCGCACCGAGGCCGGCAAGACCGGCCAGCCGGCGTCGATTTCACTGCTCTCGGTGGCGTTTGACGAGGCGCGGACCGAATCAGTCGGGCGCCTGCTCACCAAGAAGATCTGCGCGGTGATTCGCGACGCGCTTGAACCGCTCGCTCCGGGCCGCGTCGCCCGATATGACGATGAGTTTGAGGTGAGAGCGTTTGGCGACAACCTGACGAAGTGGGGGACGAGCGTCGTGTTGATCGAGACCGGCGCGTGGCCGGCGGCCGAGCCCGATCCGCACCTGGTTCGGCTCAACTTCGTGGCTATCATGACGGCGCTCGATGCGCTCGCGACCAAACGTGTCGAGCAGGCCGACAAGCGGCGCTATGAGACCCTGCCCATCAACGAGACGAATCTCTTCTATGTGTTGATTCGCAACGCAACGGTGGCACCCGGAACGGGCGTCGCGCCGTTTGTGGCGGATGTCGGCATTGTCGCCACGCGCGGCGTCCGGATGGCGGACGGCCAGCGTGTGACGAGGCTCTCCGCGCGCATCGAGGATCTGGGTGACCTGCACACGATGGGCGCCCTCGAGTCGATCGATGCGACGGGTCTTGTGGTGGCACCCTTGTGGGACCCTGCCCTCAAGACGGGCGATGTCGTGTCGTTGCCCGACTGGAAGGCGAAGCGCGCCCCGCGCGTCGTCGCGCAGGGAGAGCCGGCCGAACTGGTCCTGCTGAGGCCGGAGGAGGATCGGTACAAGGTGGAGAAGGTGATCCGATACTGA